The Devosia sp. YIM 151766 genome includes a region encoding these proteins:
- a CDS encoding aminodeoxychorismate synthase component I, which yields MFIPGTVLLHDNLASQGQNLLFTAPREVLVAHDAAGARAALARLAEAGRRGLWAAGYLAYDLGLLFEERLERLLPRRSRTPLLWFGLYDAPQRPDGEAIARLLAAAQPGRATELAPILDFATYRQAFERVQALIAAGDVYQVNLTLKARFRLDGDPLGLYSILAESQPVAYGAYINAGDHQVLSRSPELFVAVHGDRVKARPMKGTLRRGHTVAEDAAGRAALAADPKNRAENLMIVDLLRNDLGRIAEIGSVQVTDLFTVETYRSLHTMTSGIKARKKPAIGLGEVLENLFPCGSVTGAPKLRAMEIIHAVEAMPRGLYTGSIGYIAPNGDFAFNVAIRTALIHADGTGEIGIGGGIVADSTAEDEYQEALLKLKFLSDPAPPVVLIETFKWTPGEGYALLDRHLDRLLASAAYFALPVTRGEAAAYLAASAGDWAGPMRVRLTLSASGLDLTATPLPPSPEKFRFAIAEERLDSTSLWLAHKTTNRAFYDQPRQRAHERLGLDEVVFRNERDELTEGSFTNLFIERGGRLFTPPLASGLLPGTLRADLIARGKAEERRLTLADLDAAEAIWLGNSVRGLVPAEWIKD from the coding sequence ATGTTCATTCCCGGCACCGTGCTTCTGCACGACAATCTTGCTTCCCAAGGCCAAAACCTGCTGTTCACCGCGCCGCGTGAAGTGCTGGTGGCCCATGACGCGGCCGGGGCGCGGGCGGCCCTGGCCCGCCTCGCCGAAGCCGGCCGGCGCGGCCTCTGGGCCGCCGGCTATCTGGCCTATGACCTCGGTCTGCTGTTCGAGGAGCGGCTCGAACGGCTGTTGCCGCGGCGCAGCCGGACGCCGCTGCTCTGGTTCGGCCTTTACGATGCGCCGCAGCGCCCCGATGGCGAGGCCATCGCCCGGCTGCTGGCGGCGGCGCAGCCGGGCCGCGCGACGGAGCTGGCCCCGATTCTCGATTTCGCGACCTATCGCCAGGCTTTCGAGCGCGTACAGGCCCTGATCGCCGCCGGCGACGTCTATCAGGTCAATCTCACCCTCAAGGCGCGCTTTCGCCTCGATGGCGATCCCCTCGGGCTCTACTCGATTCTCGCCGAGAGCCAGCCCGTCGCCTATGGCGCCTATATAAATGCCGGCGATCACCAGGTGCTGTCCCGCTCGCCCGAACTGTTCGTCGCGGTTCATGGCGATAGGGTCAAGGCGCGGCCGATGAAGGGCACGCTGCGGCGCGGCCATACCGTAGCCGAGGACGCGGCGGGGCGCGCCGCCCTGGCCGCCGATCCCAAGAACCGCGCTGAAAACCTGATGATCGTCGATCTGCTGCGCAACGATCTGGGGCGCATCGCCGAGATCGGCTCTGTCCAGGTCACCGATCTCTTCACCGTCGAGACCTATCGCAGCCTGCACACCATGACCTCGGGCATAAAGGCGCGCAAAAAGCCGGCTATCGGCCTGGGCGAGGTGCTCGAAAACCTGTTCCCCTGCGGCTCGGTCACCGGCGCCCCCAAATTGCGGGCCATGGAAATCATCCACGCGGTCGAAGCCATGCCGCGCGGGCTCTATACCGGCTCGATCGGCTATATCGCCCCCAATGGCGATTTCGCCTTCAACGTCGCCATCCGCACCGCCTTGATCCACGCGGATGGCACAGGCGAAATCGGCATTGGCGGCGGTATCGTCGCTGATTCGACCGCTGAGGACGAATATCAGGAGGCGCTGCTCAAATTGAAATTCCTCTCCGACCCCGCCCCGCCGGTGGTGCTGATCGAAACCTTCAAATGGACGCCGGGAGAGGGCTATGCCCTGCTCGACCGGCATCTGGATCGCCTGCTGGCTTCGGCCGCCTATTTCGCCCTGCCGGTCACCCGCGGCGAGGCCGCCGCTTATCTGGCGGCAAGCGCCGGGGATTGGGCCGGTCCGATGCGCGTCCGGCTGACCCTGTCCGCTTCCGGGCTCGACCTCACCGCCACGCCGCTGCCGCCCAGTCCGGAGAAATTCCGTTTCGCCATCGCCGAGGAGCGTCTCGATTCGACGTCCCTCTGGCTGGCCCACAAAACCACCAATCGCGCCTTTTACGACCAGCCGCGCCAGCGCGCCCATGAGCGGCTTGGCCTCGATGAGGTGGTGTTCCGCAACGAGCGCGACGAGCTGACCGAAGGCTCCTTCACCAATCTTTTCATCGAACGGGGCGGCCGGCTGTTCACCCCGCCCCTGGCCTCGGGCCTCTTGCCGGGCACTTTGCGGGCCGACCTCATTGCCCGGGGCAAGGCCGAGGAACGCCGCCTCACCCTTGCCGATCTCGATGCCGCCGAGGCAATCTGGCTCGGCAATTCCGTGCGTGGCCTCGTGCCCGCCGAATGGATAAAGGACTGA
- a CDS encoding nicotinamidase, translating to MIEIQREDILVVVDMQYDFLPGGSLAVAGGDEIVPLINALAKKFANVVLTQDWHPADHISFASQHRGKAPFETIELDYGIQVLWPDHCVWNSHGAEISRDIHIPHAQLVLRKGYNRGIDSYSGFQEADRQTLTGLAGYLNERDTGRIYVVGLAADFCVAWTALDGAAGGFGVTVIEDATRAIDTNGSLAQAWADLDAAGVQRIMSRDILG from the coding sequence ATGATCGAAATCCAGCGCGAAGACATCCTCGTCGTCGTCGATATGCAATATGACTTCCTGCCGGGCGGCAGCCTGGCGGTGGCCGGCGGCGATGAGATCGTGCCGCTGATCAATGCCCTGGCCAAAAAGTTCGCCAATGTCGTGCTCACCCAGGACTGGCACCCCGCCGATCATATCTCCTTTGCCAGCCAGCACCGGGGCAAGGCGCCCTTCGAGACCATCGAGCTCGACTACGGCATCCAGGTGCTCTGGCCCGACCATTGCGTGTGGAACAGCCATGGCGCCGAGATCAGCCGCGACATCCACATCCCCCATGCCCAGCTCGTGCTGCGCAAGGGCTATAACCGGGGCATCGATTCCTATTCGGGCTTCCAGGAGGCGGATCGCCAGACCCTGACCGGGCTGGCCGGTTATCTCAACGAGCGCGATACCGGCCGGATCTATGTGGTGGGCCTTGCCGCCGATTTCTGCGTCGCCTGGACGGCTTTGGACGGCGCTGCCGGCGGCTTCGGCGTCACCGTGATCGAAGACGCGACCCGCGCCATCGATACCAATGGCTCATTGGCGCAGGCCTGGGCCGATCTCGATGCGGCCGGCGTGCAAAGGATAATGAGCCGCGACATATTGGGCTAG
- the grpE gene encoding nucleotide exchange factor GrpE, protein MSDENAAQGEGPETEIPVTETPEVDPIEALTAENADLKDKLLRSVAEMENLRKRNERDVADTRSYAIAGFARDMLSATDALNRALLVVPAETRENADGTLKSLIEGIELAERETQRLLAKHGVKQIEAAGQKFDPHKHQAMFEVPNPQVPEGIVVQVVQEGFIIGDRVLRPAMVGVAKGGAAAPVASEAPEEGAEGVDKSA, encoded by the coding sequence ATGAGCGACGAAAACGCCGCCCAGGGCGAAGGACCGGAAACCGAAATCCCTGTGACCGAAACGCCCGAAGTCGATCCCATCGAGGCCCTGACGGCCGAAAATGCCGACCTCAAGGACAAGCTGCTGCGCAGTGTCGCGGAGATGGAAAATCTGCGCAAGCGCAATGAGCGCGATGTCGCCGATACCCGCTCCTATGCCATTGCCGGCTTTGCCCGCGACATGCTGAGCGCCACCGACGCGCTGAATCGGGCGCTGCTGGTGGTGCCGGCGGAAACCCGCGAGAACGCCGACGGCACGCTCAAGAGCCTGATCGAGGGGATCGAGCTGGCCGAACGCGAGACCCAGCGGCTGCTGGCCAAGCACGGCGTCAAGCAGATTGAGGCGGCGGGGCAGAAATTCGATCCCCATAAACATCAGGCCATGTTCGAAGTGCCCAACCCGCAAGTGCCGGAAGGCATTGTGGTGCAGGTGGTGCAGGAAGGCTTCATCATCGGCGATCGCGTATTGCGCCCGGCCATGGTCGGCGTAGCCAAGGGCGGGGCAGCCGCGCCCGTGGCTTCCGAGGCCCCCGAAGAAGGGGCAGAGGGCGTCGACAAGAGCGCCTGA
- the hrcA gene encoding heat-inducible transcriptional repressor HrcA, translated as MTRVAEDFLSVLNSRSQDIFRRLVERYLDTGLPVGSRDLSRLLQVELSPASVRNVMADLEDLGLIAAPHTSAGRAPTQQGLRFFVDAMLELGSVDESERHQISRHIEGSAGHGQVEDFLTEASSLLSGLSQGAGVVIAAKADMVLKHIEFVRLDAARAMAILVGEDGQVENRILELPPGYTASALSQAGNYLSHYVVGRTLAEARRVLNEKRSEQRAELDELTQKLVDAGIATLAEPAGSDAPTVIVRGRANLINDAMASDELMRMRQLFDELESKDGLLDLLGDAERGQGVRIFIGSENKLFSLSGSSVILSPYKDANDKIVGVLGVIGPTRLNYARIVPVVDYTANVISAMMARQRGKA; from the coding sequence ATGACCCGAGTTGCCGAAGACTTCCTTTCCGTGCTCAACAGCCGCAGCCAGGATATTTTCCGGCGGCTGGTGGAGCGCTATCTCGATACCGGCCTGCCGGTGGGATCGCGCGATCTCAGCCGGCTATTGCAGGTGGAATTGTCGCCGGCCTCGGTACGCAATGTCATGGCCGACCTGGAAGATCTCGGCCTGATCGCGGCGCCCCATACCTCGGCGGGCCGCGCCCCGACCCAGCAGGGCCTGCGCTTTTTCGTCGATGCGATGCTGGAACTGGGCAGCGTCGATGAAAGCGAGCGTCACCAGATTTCCCGCCATATCGAGGGCAGTGCCGGGCATGGGCAGGTGGAGGATTTCCTGACCGAAGCCTCCTCGCTGCTGTCGGGACTGAGCCAGGGGGCGGGCGTCGTCATCGCCGCCAAGGCCGATATGGTGCTCAAGCATATCGAATTCGTGCGGCTGGACGCGGCGCGGGCCATGGCCATCCTGGTGGGCGAGGACGGACAGGTGGAAAACCGCATTCTCGAATTGCCGCCGGGCTATACGGCCAGCGCGCTCAGCCAGGCGGGCAATTATCTTAGCCATTATGTAGTGGGGCGGACCCTGGCGGAAGCGCGGCGCGTACTCAATGAGAAGCGGTCCGAGCAACGGGCGGAACTGGACGAGCTGACGCAGAAACTGGTCGATGCCGGCATCGCAACGCTGGCCGAGCCAGCGGGCAGCGACGCACCGACGGTGATCGTGCGCGGTCGGGCCAATCTCATCAACGACGCCATGGCCAGCGACGAATTGATGCGGATGCGGCAATTATTCGATGAGCTGGAAAGCAAGGACGGCCTGCTCGACCTCCTGGGCGATGCGGAGCGGGGACAGGGCGTGCGCATCTTCATCGGCTCGGAGAACAAGCTGTTCTCGCTGTCGGGTTCTTCGGTGATCCTCAGCCCCTATAAGGACGCCAACGACAAAATCGTCGGGGTGCTGGGGGTGATCGGGCCGACGCGGCTCAATTACGCCCGCATCGTGCCGGTGGTGGATTATACCGCCAATGTCATTTCGGCGATGATGGCGCGTCAACGCGGCAAGGCTTGA
- the rph gene encoding ribonuclease PH: MRPSGRQPAQMRAVTLERNIAKKAEGSCLVAFGDTRVLCTASVETSVPSWLRGKGQGWVTAEYGMLPRATGSRTRREASAGKQTGRTQEIQRLIGRSLRAVVDLEALGEVQVTLDCDVLEADGGTRTAAITGAYVALADAIRWMEERKLTRGVALKDNVAAISCGIYRGTPVLDLDYLEDVEAETDANFVMTGAGKFVEIQGTAEGAPFDRAELDALMGLAEQGIGELALMQKAALGG; encoded by the coding sequence ATGCGGCCATCCGGACGTCAGCCTGCCCAAATGCGGGCCGTGACCCTCGAACGCAATATTGCCAAGAAAGCCGAGGGTTCGTGCCTCGTGGCTTTCGGCGATACCCGGGTCCTGTGCACCGCTTCGGTGGAAACCAGCGTCCCCTCCTGGCTGCGCGGCAAGGGCCAGGGCTGGGTCACCGCCGAATATGGCATGCTGCCCCGCGCCACCGGCTCGCGCACCCGCCGCGAGGCCAGCGCCGGCAAGCAAACGGGCCGCACCCAGGAAATCCAGCGCCTCATCGGTCGCTCGCTGCGCGCCGTGGTCGACCTCGAAGCCCTGGGCGAGGTGCAGGTCACACTCGATTGTGATGTGCTCGAGGCCGATGGTGGCACCCGCACCGCCGCGATCACCGGCGCCTATGTGGCCCTGGCCGATGCGATCCGCTGGATGGAGGAGCGCAAGCTCACCAGGGGCGTGGCGCTCAAGGACAATGTTGCCGCCATTTCCTGCGGCATCTATCGCGGCACCCCGGTGCTCGATCTCGATTATCTCGAAGACGTCGAGGCCGAGACCGACGCCAATTTCGTCATGACCGGCGCCGGCAAGTTCGTCGAAATCCAGGGCACCGCCGAAGGCGCCCCTTTCGACCGGGCCGAGCTCGACGCGCTGATGGGGCTGGCCGAACAGGGCATCGGCGAATTGGCGCTGATGCAGAAAGCGGCTTTGGGCGGATGA
- a CDS encoding non-canonical purine NTP pyrophosphatase: protein MNIPRLRPGARLCIATHNAGKLREFRELFEPFGLELVSAGELGLPEPEETGTSFAENARTKAHAAARGANMLALSDDSGLCVDALNGEPGVYTADWAGMPRDFNRAMKRVEDALQAAGAISPGQRRAFFNATLCLAHPDGRDMLYVGQCYGTLVWPPRGDQGHGYDPMFMPDGHDLTFGEMPPEVKHSWIPGQTGLSHRARAFSQFVENQLEHA from the coding sequence ATGAATATTCCGCGTCTTCGTCCCGGTGCCCGGCTCTGCATCGCCACCCATAATGCCGGCAAGCTGCGCGAATTTCGCGAGCTGTTCGAGCCCTTCGGCCTCGAATTGGTTTCGGCCGGCGAGCTCGGCCTGCCCGAGCCGGAAGAGACCGGCACCAGTTTCGCCGAAAATGCCCGCACCAAGGCCCATGCCGCTGCCCGGGGCGCCAATATGCTGGCGCTCAGCGACGATAGCGGCCTCTGCGTCGATGCGCTCAATGGCGAGCCCGGTGTCTATACCGCCGACTGGGCCGGCATGCCGCGCGATTTCAACCGTGCCATGAAGCGGGTGGAAGACGCGCTGCAGGCGGCGGGCGCCATTTCGCCCGGCCAGCGCCGCGCCTTTTTCAATGCCACGCTCTGCCTCGCCCATCCCGATGGCCGCGATATGCTCTATGTCGGCCAATGCTATGGCACGCTGGTCTGGCCGCCGCGCGGCGATCAGGGCCATGGCTACGACCCCATGTTCATGCCCGATGGTCATGACCTCACCTTCGGCGAAATGCCGCCCGAGGTGAAACATTCCTGGATTCCGGGCCAGACCGGCCTTTCCCATCGCGCCCGCGCCTTCTCCCAATTCGTGGAGAACCAACTTGAACATGCTTGA
- the hemW gene encoding radical SAM family heme chaperone HemW, with protein MSNDLFGIYVHWPFCAAKCPYCDFNSHVHRGPFDEDAFVEGYKREIAHMAALSPGRLVQSIFFGGGTPSLMSPKAVGAILDAIAEEWQIDRHAEITLEANPTSVEVERFRGFRAAGINRVSLGVQSLREGPLAELGRRHSVDEAVTAVRIAQSVFERSSFDLIYARPKQTLEDWEDELKEALWLARGHLSLYQLTIEQGTRYFDLFKAGKLKMPDEDLGADFYELTQELTAEAGMPAYEISNHAVPGQESRHNMLYWRYGEYVGIGPGAHGRLMLNHQRHATATEKLPFDWLKRVNETGHGMITDDVLTWEEQGDEFLVMGLRLKEGISPSRFMSISGRAIAAKQIEALKGYGFVETLPNGNIRVTDKGFPVLDAVVADLAA; from the coding sequence ATGAGCAACGATCTCTTCGGCATCTACGTCCACTGGCCCTTCTGCGCCGCCAAGTGCCCCTATTGCGACTTCAATTCCCACGTGCATCGCGGCCCCTTCGACGAGGACGCCTTTGTCGAGGGCTATAAGCGCGAGATCGCCCATATGGCGGCGCTCTCGCCCGGGCGGCTGGTGCAGTCGATCTTTTTCGGCGGCGGTACGCCCTCGCTGATGTCGCCCAAAGCGGTCGGCGCCATTCTCGACGCCATTGCCGAGGAATGGCAGATCGACCGCCATGCCGAGATCACTCTGGAAGCCAATCCTACCAGCGTGGAGGTCGAGCGTTTTCGCGGCTTTCGCGCCGCCGGCATCAATCGGGTCTCGCTCGGGGTGCAATCGCTGCGCGAGGGGCCGCTGGCCGAACTGGGCCGCCGCCACAGCGTCGATGAAGCCGTTACCGCGGTGCGCATCGCCCAATCGGTGTTCGAGCGCAGCAGTTTCGACCTCATCTATGCCCGGCCCAAGCAAACGCTGGAGGACTGGGAGGACGAGCTCAAGGAAGCGCTGTGGCTGGCGCGCGGCCATCTGAGTCTCTACCAGCTGACCATCGAGCAGGGCACGCGCTATTTCGACCTGTTCAAGGCCGGCAAACTCAAAATGCCCGATGAGGATCTGGGTGCCGATTTCTACGAATTGACCCAGGAATTGACCGCTGAGGCCGGAATGCCGGCCTATGAGATTTCCAATCACGCCGTGCCCGGCCAGGAAAGCCGCCACAATATGCTCTATTGGCGCTATGGCGAATATGTCGGCATCGGCCCCGGCGCCCATGGAAGGCTCATGCTCAATCACCAGCGCCACGCCACCGCCACGGAAAAACTGCCCTTCGACTGGCTGAAGCGCGTCAACGAGACCGGCCACGGCATGATCACCGACGATGTCCTCACCTGGGAGGAACAGGGCGACGAATTTCTGGTCATGGGCCTGCGCCTCAAGGAAGGCATTTCCCCCTCCCGTTTCATGTCGATTTCCGGCCGCGCCATTGCCGCAAAGCAGATCGAGGCGCTCAAGGGCTACGGTTTCGTCGAGACCCTGCCCAACGGCAATATCCGCGTCACCGACAAGGGCTTTCCCGTCCTCGACGCCGTCGTCGCCGACCTGGCGGCCTGA
- a CDS encoding penicillin-binding protein activator — protein sequence MAAAWTRRSVMIGLAATLAGCSGGTFQLGSRSLTLPWGEPGPGGGTAAPLAPAVSGNAERFGRGPVNVALLLPLSGEQALTQLGTALANAAKLAIGFIEASPNIGENITITLRDTGTNAAGAVNAAQAAVADGARLVLGPVSAEQISAAAQVTRAANIPLIGFANNGNVAGPGVYVLNVLPETEMKRAVTFLREQGRRGPAGIFPATPYGEALAMAFRTQAIAAGFSPSAVYTFADIGEAQGIVNQAKPMTETGMIDALFIPDRASAATFAELLAQAGIGKDDVQLVGSADWANDRGLLANPALAGAIYPAVDEAGLNAIRADYQARFGSAPPQMSTIAYTAVILANVNTLSLANPPYDAALLTNPAGFSGRDGLFRFHGNGKSDYALVIRQIGAGGMLTTLDGAKL from the coding sequence ATGGCGGCAGCCTGGACCCGCCGCTCGGTGATGATCGGGCTGGCCGCGACTCTGGCGGGCTGTTCGGGAGGCACCTTCCAGCTCGGCTCCCGCAGCCTGACCCTGCCCTGGGGCGAACCGGGCCCGGGTGGAGGCACTGCTGCGCCGCTGGCGCCGGCGGTTAGCGGCAATGCCGAGCGTTTCGGGCGCGGACCGGTCAATGTGGCGCTATTGCTGCCGCTGTCCGGTGAGCAGGCCCTGACGCAATTGGGCACGGCGCTCGCCAATGCGGCCAAGCTGGCCATCGGCTTCATCGAGGCGAGCCCTAATATCGGGGAAAACATCACCATCACGCTGCGCGATACCGGCACCAATGCGGCCGGCGCGGTCAATGCCGCCCAAGCGGCTGTCGCCGACGGAGCCAGGCTAGTGCTGGGGCCGGTGAGTGCCGAGCAGATCAGCGCCGCCGCGCAAGTGACGCGCGCGGCCAATATTCCACTGATCGGCTTTGCCAATAACGGCAATGTGGCGGGGCCAGGCGTCTATGTGCTCAATGTGCTGCCCGAGACGGAAATGAAGCGGGCAGTCACTTTCCTGCGCGAACAGGGGCGGCGCGGGCCGGCGGGAATCTTTCCGGCGACCCCCTATGGCGAGGCGCTGGCCATGGCCTTCCGCACCCAGGCGATCGCCGCGGGGTTCTCGCCCAGTGCGGTCTATACCTTTGCCGATATCGGCGAGGCGCAAGGGATCGTCAACCAGGCCAAGCCGATGACCGAAACCGGTATGATCGATGCACTGTTCATTCCCGACCGGGCCAGCGCCGCCACGTTTGCGGAACTGCTGGCGCAGGCCGGCATCGGCAAGGACGACGTGCAATTGGTGGGCTCGGCCGATTGGGCCAATGATCGCGGCCTGCTCGCCAATCCGGCTTTGGCCGGCGCCATCTATCCGGCGGTGGACGAAGCCGGCCTCAACGCCATCCGCGCCGATTACCAGGCGCGGTTCGGCAGCGCGCCGCCGCAAATGTCGACCATTGCCTATACGGCGGTGATTCTGGCCAATGTGAACACGCTGTCACTGGCCAATCCGCCTTATGACGCGGCGCTGTTAACCAATCCAGCGGGATTTTCCGGGCGGGACGGGCTGTTCCGGTTCCATGGCAACGGCAAAAGCGATTATGCGCTGGTGATCCGGCAGATCGGGGCAGGGGGAATGCTCACGACGCTGGACGGGGCGAAGCTTTAG
- the rsmI gene encoding 16S rRNA (cytidine(1402)-2'-O)-methyltransferase — protein MAGDTRDYFIAGTRFFAPSLAPGLYVVATPIGNLRDITLRALETLAAADLVLCEDTRTSSRLLDHYGIQAKKQSFHEHNERERAADIASRIAAGAAIALISDAGTPLLSDPGFPLIRALAEQDLPIFPLPGASALLSALVIAGLPTDAFAFHGFLPNKAGQRANALKKHADSRETLIFYESPRRLAGTLAAMAEILGDRQAMVALELTKRFERSHRGTLAELAAAFAGATTKGEAVIVVAGAAEPTIPDAADWQAALLDAMQNQPLRAAVDEIATRFNLKRKDVYDAALALKHED, from the coding sequence ATGGCAGGCGACACTCGGGACTATTTCATCGCCGGCACCCGTTTTTTCGCCCCCTCGCTGGCGCCGGGCCTTTATGTCGTGGCGACACCGATCGGCAATCTGCGCGACATCACCCTGCGCGCCCTCGAGACCCTGGCTGCCGCCGATCTGGTGCTCTGCGAGGATACCCGCACCTCTTCTCGCCTGCTCGATCATTATGGCATCCAGGCAAAAAAGCAGTCTTTTCATGAACATAACGAACGCGAGCGCGCTGCGGACATCGCCAGCCGCATCGCTGCCGGCGCCGCCATCGCCTTGATCTCCGATGCCGGAACCCCCCTGCTCTCCGATCCAGGTTTCCCGCTGATCCGGGCGCTGGCGGAACAGGACCTGCCGATCTTTCCCCTCCCCGGCGCGTCCGCCCTGCTCTCGGCCCTGGTTATTGCCGGCCTGCCCACCGACGCCTTCGCCTTTCATGGCTTCCTGCCCAACAAAGCCGGGCAGCGGGCCAATGCCTTGAAAAAACACGCCGATTCACGTGAAACATTGATCTTCTACGAATCGCCCCGCCGCCTCGCCGGCACGCTTGCCGCCATGGCCGAAATCCTCGGCGACAGGCAGGCCATGGTCGCGTTGGAGCTGACCAAAAGGTTCGAGCGCAGCCATCGCGGCACGCTCGCCGAACTCGCTGCGGCTTTTGCCGGCGCGACAACGAAAGGTGAGGCGGTGATTGTTGTTGCCGGCGCCGCCGAACCCACCATTCCCGACGCCGCGGACTGGCAGGCGGCCCTCCTAGATGCGATGCAGAATCAGCCGCTTAGGGCGGCGGTGGACGAGATCGCCACCCGCTTCAATCTCAAACGCAAGGACGTTTACGATGCGGCGCTGGCGCTCAAGCACGAGGACTGA
- a CDS encoding YraN family protein produces the protein MRRWRSSTRTERRKNAERHGHRGEALAALFLQAKFYRLRDRRFKTPVGELDLVTEKGGTIVFVEVKARGRYTDEALALGAVNRSRITRAAQYWLARHPGESGKDIRFDVIFLASRRWPRHLINAFPAI, from the coding sequence ATGCGGCGCTGGCGCTCAAGCACGAGGACTGAGCGGCGTAAAAACGCCGAGCGCCACGGCCATCGCGGCGAGGCCCTGGCGGCCCTGTTCCTGCAGGCAAAATTCTACCGCCTGCGCGATCGCCGCTTCAAAACGCCGGTCGGCGAACTTGACCTGGTGACCGAAAAGGGCGGCACCATTGTCTTCGTCGAGGTCAAGGCGCGCGGCCGCTATACCGACGAGGCGCTGGCGCTGGGCGCGGTCAATCGATCGCGCATCACCCGCGCCGCGCAATATTGGTTGGCCCGCCATCCCGGCGAAAGCGGGAAGGATATCCGCTTCGACGTAATTTTCCTTGCGTCCCGGCGCTGGCCGCGCCATCTCATCAACGCCTTTCCCGCTATCTGA
- the gshB gene encoding glutathione synthase, with the protein MSLKVAVQMDHIASINPGGDSTFAMMLEAQARGHELLHYTPDTLSLRDNLVSALAQPVTVTDAEKGAHFSLGAASRVDLSTQDVVLMRQDPPFDMNYITLTHMLERIHPKTLVVNPPAAVRNAPEKILVTEFPDLMPPTLVTRDRDEIHAFRKEHGNIIVKPLYGNGGAGVFFIQEGDHNLVSLLELFEVNYREPFMVQRYLPDVRKGDKRIIIIDGEPVMGLNRIPAAGEARSNMHVGGRPELSALTEREHEICAAIGPALKERDMIFVGIDVIGGYLTEINVTSPTGIREIKRFGGPDIAVLIWDAIERRRG; encoded by the coding sequence ATGTCGCTCAAAGTCGCTGTCCAGATGGACCATATCGCCTCTATCAATCCTGGCGGCGATTCCACCTTCGCCATGATGCTGGAGGCCCAGGCACGCGGTCATGAACTGCTGCATTATACGCCCGATACCCTGTCCCTCCGGGACAATCTGGTGAGCGCCCTGGCCCAGCCGGTCACCGTCACCGATGCTGAAAAGGGCGCCCATTTCAGCCTGGGCGCGGCCAGCCGGGTGGATCTTTCCACCCAGGACGTGGTGCTGATGCGTCAGGACCCGCCCTTCGACATGAATTATATCACGCTCACCCACATGCTGGAGCGCATCCATCCCAAGACCTTGGTGGTCAATCCGCCCGCCGCCGTGCGCAATGCGCCGGAAAAAATCCTGGTCACCGAATTTCCCGACCTGATGCCTCCGACGCTGGTGACGCGCGACCGGGACGAGATTCATGCCTTCCGCAAGGAGCATGGCAACATCATCGTCAAGCCGCTCTACGGCAATGGCGGAGCCGGGGTCTTCTTCATCCAGGAAGGCGACCATAATCTCGTCAGCCTCCTCGAACTCTTCGAGGTCAATTATCGCGAGCCCTTCATGGTGCAGCGCTACCTGCCGGATGTGCGCAAGGGCGACAAGCGCATCATCATCATCGATGGCGAGCCGGTCATGGGCCTCAACCGCATTCCCGCCGCTGGCGAAGCGCGGTCCAACATGCATGTGGGCGGACGGCCCGAGCTCTCCGCCCTGACCGAGCGCGAGCACGAAATCTGTGCCGCCATCGGCCCGGCGCTCAAGGAGCGCGACATGATCTTTGTCGGCATCGACGTCATCGGCGGCTACCTTACCGAGATCAACGTCACCTCCCCCACCGGTATCCGGGAGATCAAGCGTTTCGGCGGGCCTGACATTGCGGTCTTGATCTGGGATGCCATCGAGCGGCGGCGCGGCTGA